One segment of Erigeron canadensis isolate Cc75 chromosome 2, C_canadensis_v1, whole genome shotgun sequence DNA contains the following:
- the LOC122587675 gene encoding protein NLP6-like, giving the protein MSVGGSHSELLSLNTLKTRYPCFHDPLTLPAAAFDPTLDDDDNRYLPSLWVFGPRQVDGPESPLPSSFSNMMFDQSIIDPHLIREKITSALKVLRFRERHVLVQFWSPVSVRNRWLLTTWDQPFGVGMADEGLYLHRRKSELRAIIVDGEFKEELGPPGRVYSQKLPEWSLDINDGNSCYDIYGYIDLPVFQSSGDSCVGVLEIITSSSYVDYAFEVQEISRALKKQNLKSPIAFEDPSFYVADERRQRELDRIFGALKTVCDSECLPLAQTWALSGYSSSVARSGILEQSCSSFNKCCIGKVCMSSAELPFYVRDLSKWGFREACRERHLQKSQGVAGRSLSSCGTCFCRNVTELDEEDYPLVPSARISGLASCIAIYLKSLELNAEYVIEFYLPTISANASGIKRLMKLVKQQFKSPFWMEVNVKFPLQVIGGVPLDWNHESPPSRITLLTGKGKVQPDTEVMAKDDNVENKPSNSGASAVPSREKGIDNFDNNAGNTQRIQSHLSKGSTRKRKRSESLFTSKEIKKHFGKTMDQAAADLKVSRSTLKRICRNLGIARWPYRNGLDMSDPLTKIDETDVAVHKSEGAITPVFEASNEPLGNDQATLTKNGIQTTMPNEAEPTNMIIKVTYDKNTIKFPFNTLDGLLKLNEMVATRFQLKLGSFRLKYVYRNGENIMITYVEDLAAILDPSIYVDSKPVVKLYVHMVPDQCPDS; this is encoded by the exons ATGTCTGTTGGAGGTAGTCATTCAGAGTTATTATCATTAAACACTTTGAAAACAAGATACCCTTGTTTTCATGACCCTTTAACTCTACCTGCTGCTGCTTTTGATCCAacacttgatgatgatgataatagaTACTTGCCGTCTCTTTGGGTTTTTGGACCCCGTCAAGTGGATGGACCAGAATCCCCTCTACCCTCTA gttTCTCCAATATGATGTTCGATCAAAGTATCATAGACCCGCACCTGATAAGAGAAAAGATTACATCTGCACTCAAGGTCTTAAGATTCCGTGAGCGACACGTGCTAGTTCAGTTTTGGTCACCTGTTTCTGTCCGGAACCGGTGGTTGCTAACGACTTGGGACCAACCTTTCGGTGTTGGTATGGCTGATGAAGGGCTTTATTTGCACAGGCGCAAGTCTGAACTGCGTGCAATCATTGTGGATGGGGAGTTCAAAGAAGAATTAGGTCCACCAGGTCGTGTTTATAGCCAAAAATTGCCAGAATGGAGTTTGGATATAAATGATGGGAATAGTTGCTACGATATCTATGGATATATTGATTTACCAGTATTTCAATCTAGCGGTGATTCATGCGTAGGGGTTCTTGAAATCATAACATCATCAAGTTATGTTGATTATGCTTTTGAGGTTCAAGAAATCTCAAGAGCCCTAAAG AAACAGAATCTGAAGTCTCCAATTGCGTTTGAGGATCCAAGCTTTTAT GTTGCAGATGAAAGAAGACAACGTGAACTTGATAGAATCTTTGGTGCTTTGAAGACTGTTTGTGACTCTGAATGTTTACCTTTAGCACAAACTTGGGCTCTATCTGGATATAGTAGTTCTGTGGCTAGATCTGGAATTCTGGAGCAGAGCTGCAGTAGCTTTAATAAATGTTGTATAGGGAAAGTCTGCATGTCATCAGCTGAACTGCCGTTCTATGTTCGCGACTTGAGCAAGTGGGGATTCCGTGAAGCTTGCAGGGAGAGACACCTGCAAAAATCTCAAGGAGTTGCAGGGAGATCATTATCGTCTTGTGGTACATGTTTTTGTAGAAATGTAACAGAACTCGATGAAGAGGACTACCCTTTAGTTCCCTCTGCCCGTATAAGTGGGTTGGCCAGCTGTATAGCTATCTATCTAAAGAGTCTTGAACTGAATGCTGAATATGTCATAGAGTTCTATTTACCAACTATCAGTGCAAACGCATCAGGTATAAAAAGATTGATGAAATTAGTAAAGCAACAGTTTAAAAGTCCTTTTTGGATGGAAGTAAATGTCAAGTTTCCTCTCCAAGTCATCGGAGGAGTTCCTTTAGATTGGAACCACGAGTCTCCACCTTCTCGTATAACCTTATTGACTGGAAAAGGGAAGGTACAACCAGATACGGAAGTTATGGCGAAGGATGACAACGTGGAAAATAAGCCATCTAACTCTGGTGCGAGTGCTGTTCCTAGTAGGGAGAAAGGGATCGACAACTTTGACAATAATGCTGGGAACACACAAAGAATACAAAGTCATCTTTCCAAGGGATCAACGAGAAAAAGGAAGAGATCTGAGAGTTTGTTTACTTCTAAGGAAATCAAGAAACactttgggaagacgatggatCAAGCCGCAGCCGACCTTAAAG TAAGCAGGTCTACATTAAAGCGCATTTGCAGGAATCTTGGTATAGCAAGGTGGCCATATAGGAACGGGCTTGACATGAGTGACCCCCTTACGAAGATTGATGAAACAGATGTAGCTGTCCATAAGTCTGAAGGAGCAATTACCCCAGTTTTTGAGGCTTCCAATGAACCATTAGGTAATGATCAGGCTACACTTACCAAAAATGGTATACAAACAACTATGCCTAATGAGGCCGAACCTACAAACATGATAATAAAAGTAACATATGATAAGAATACTATAAAGTTTCCATTCAACACATTAGATGGATTGCTCAAGTTAAACGAGATGGTTGCAACAAGGTTCCAGCTGAAGCTTGGAAGCTTTAGACTCAAATATGTGTATAGAAATGGTGAGAACATTATGATCACTTATGTTGAAGACTTAGCGGCAATATTGGATCCTTCTATTTATGTAGACTCTAAGCCGGTGGTTAAACTATATGTTCACATGGTTCCTGATCAATGCCCTGATTCTTAG